A window of the Deltaproteobacteria bacterium genome harbors these coding sequences:
- a CDS encoding BamA/TamA family outer membrane protein: MKRVLTIFLILAVIIPAGGLAFSADGASPEETAVSEDAVCAPVPSISEDVAFDWQTAPSLAQDESPGAGFSLEDALSLPLDATPASGMAPEAAPAFDAADTTNAGDAASVGPEKQPPGVGRVKITGLKTLSEKMAGAILRTRSASRLPWREKPAFIEENVEADRESLRRFLEGEGFFSGRVDSKVVFRNRGQTADVTFIMAEGEPVKITRITLSGMDGLAPALVKGVEDRMTLGPGRRFRAAEYRDVKKAIARYLGDNGFPQAAITGRVLVDRQNRTAKVELDVDHGRLYRFGDFSVSGLPKTGRELIGSRLCFKKGDAYSEALVEESRYRLFDLRIFSTVTILPDYPRTSEDGLLPVTVGGEYRKPREVRIGAGYGTEDKLRGQVSWKHRNLGPLAKRVELAVKASNLEQSAEATLFLPLFLRPDQEFSDSLGLSRQNETSYINRTIYNNATVTRKIGQWWHFRAGHTIEIDNPEDLPLELDTEDFREEHNYFVSTVGFSADRDSRRPILDPVRGSYFAAGVSYASAAWGSEAQYLKLETQGRRIFPLSHGFSLAGKLLLATMEPMEASDTIPTVKRLFSGGSTSVRGYPYQELGPMNEKGKPVGGRSLYEASVELRFPVYKALGGVAFVDAGEVHPESFAFDADELRFTAGLGLRYHTVVGPIRADLGFPLNPQASTPAMQIHFSIGQAF; encoded by the coding sequence ATGAAAAGGGTTTTGACCATTTTTTTGATTCTTGCGGTAATTATCCCGGCTGGCGGGCTCGCCTTTTCCGCCGACGGGGCGTCCCCCGAAGAGACTGCTGTTTCCGAAGACGCCGTGTGCGCTCCCGTGCCGTCCATTTCCGAAGACGTGGCCTTTGACTGGCAGACCGCCCCCTCCCTGGCCCAGGATGAAAGCCCCGGCGCGGGTTTCAGCCTGGAAGACGCCCTAAGCCTGCCCCTGGACGCCACTCCGGCAAGCGGAATGGCCCCGGAAGCCGCGCCCGCCTTCGATGCCGCAGACACGACAAACGCGGGCGACGCGGCTTCCGTTGGGCCGGAGAAACAACCTCCGGGCGTGGGAAGGGTCAAAATCACCGGGCTCAAAACCCTTTCCGAAAAGATGGCCGGGGCCATTTTGCGCACAAGGAGCGCGTCGCGGCTTCCCTGGCGGGAGAAGCCCGCCTTCATCGAGGAAAACGTGGAGGCCGACCGGGAAAGCCTGAGGCGCTTCCTGGAAGGGGAGGGCTTTTTTTCCGGCAGGGTCGATTCAAAGGTGGTTTTCAGAAACAGGGGACAGACCGCCGACGTCACCTTTATAATGGCCGAGGGCGAGCCGGTGAAAATCACCAGGATCACCCTAAGCGGCATGGACGGGCTGGCCCCGGCGCTGGTGAAGGGCGTGGAGGACCGGATGACCCTTGGGCCGGGCCGCCGCTTCCGGGCCGCCGAATACCGGGACGTGAAAAAGGCCATTGCGCGTTATCTTGGCGACAACGGCTTTCCCCAGGCGGCCATAACCGGGCGTGTTCTGGTTGACAGGCAAAACCGGACGGCGAAGGTTGAGCTTGACGTCGACCACGGGCGGCTTTACCGGTTCGGCGATTTTTCCGTTTCAGGGCTTCCCAAGACAGGCAGGGAGCTGATCGGCTCGCGCCTCTGTTTCAAAAAGGGCGACGCCTACAGCGAAGCCCTGGTTGAGGAAAGCCGCTACCGGCTATTCGATCTCCGCATTTTTTCCACGGTTACCATACTGCCCGATTACCCACGTACTTCCGAAGACGGGCTTTTGCCCGTCACGGTGGGCGGCGAGTACAGAAAGCCTCGGGAAGTGCGGATAGGCGCGGGCTACGGCACGGAGGACAAGCTCCGGGGCCAGGTGTCATGGAAGCACAGGAACTTAGGGCCTCTGGCCAAGCGGGTGGAGCTTGCCGTAAAGGCCTCGAACCTTGAACAGAGCGCGGAAGCGACACTTTTCCTGCCCCTCTTTTTAAGGCCGGACCAGGAGTTCTCGGACTCCCTGGGACTTTCGCGCCAGAACGAGACCAGCTACATAAACCGCACCATCTACAATAACGCCACGGTGACGCGCAAAATCGGGCAATGGTGGCACTTCCGGGCGGGCCACACAATCGAGATAGACAACCCCGAAGACCTGCCGCTTGAGCTGGACACCGAGGATTTCCGGGAGGAGCACAACTACTTCGTATCCACAGTGGGTTTTTCCGCCGACCGGGACAGCCGCCGCCCCATCCTGGACCCTGTGAGGGGAAGCTATTTCGCGGCAGGGGTGTCCTACGCCTCCGCAGCCTGGGGCTCGGAGGCCCAGTACCTGAAGCTGGAGACCCAGGGAAGGCGGATTTTCCCCCTCTCCCACGGGTTTTCCCTGGCCGGGAAGCTCCTTTTAGCCACCATGGAGCCCATGGAGGCATCCGACACCATCCCCACGGTGAAGCGCCTTTTTTCGGGCGGAAGCACCAGTGTAAGGGGCTACCCCTACCAGGAACTCGGCCCCATGAACGAGAAGGGCAAGCCCGTTGGAGGCCGCAGCCTTTACGAGGCCTCAGTGGAGCTGCGCTTTCCCGTATATAAGGCCCTTGGCGGAGTGGCCTTTGTGGACGCTGGCGAAGTACACCCGGAAAGTTTCGCCTTTGACGCCGACGAGCTGCGTTTTACGGCGGGCCTTGGCCTTCGCTACCATACCGTTGTGGGGCCGATACGGGCGGATTTGGGCTTTCCGCTCAATCCCCAGGCCTCGACCCCGGCCATGCAGATACATTTCAGCATAGGGCAGGCCTTCTGA
- a CDS encoding SDR family oxidoreductase, with the protein MAKNPFDLSGKTALITGGNGGIGLGMAKSLAQAGANVCIWGRNEAKNEAAKKELEAIGGGVLAIACDVADENQVEAAFAETVKTFGRVDSCFANAGIPAMGTRFHEMTTSEWRKVFSVNMEGAFFTFRAAVRHMLQKGGGSLVATGSISALSGMPRGEHYAATKGGLLSMVKALSVEYAKNGIRANVVVPGWIETQMTEPLFAWDRFRDKVLPRIPVGRWGEPSDFGGIAVYLTSDASAYHTGDVMIIDGAYINF; encoded by the coding sequence ATGGCGAAGAACCCCTTCGATCTTTCCGGGAAGACTGCGCTCATCACGGGCGGAAACGGCGGCATAGGGCTCGGAATGGCCAAGTCCCTTGCCCAGGCGGGCGCGAACGTCTGCATATGGGGCCGGAACGAGGCGAAAAACGAGGCGGCGAAAAAGGAGCTGGAAGCCATCGGCGGCGGGGTCCTGGCCATAGCCTGCGACGTGGCCGACGAAAACCAGGTGGAGGCCGCCTTCGCCGAGACCGTGAAAACCTTCGGACGGGTTGACTCCTGCTTCGCCAACGCGGGAATCCCGGCCATGGGCACCCGTTTTCACGAAATGACCACGTCGGAGTGGCGCAAGGTTTTTTCGGTCAACATGGAAGGGGCCTTCTTCACCTTCCGGGCCGCAGTTCGCCACATGCTTCAAAAGGGCGGCGGGTCGCTCGTGGCCACCGGCAGCATCTCCGCCCTTTCGGGAATGCCTCGCGGCGAGCATTACGCCGCCACCAAGGGCGGGCTTCTCAGCATGGTGAAGGCCCTTTCCGTGGAGTACGCCAAAAACGGCATTCGGGCCAATGTGGTGGTTCCGGGCTGGATAGAGACCCAGATGACCGAGCCGCTTTTCGCCTGGGACCGGTTCCGGGACAAGGTGCTTCCCCGCATTCCCGTGGGCAGGTGGGGGGAGCCTTCGGATTTCGGCGGAATCGCGGTGTATCTTACATCGGACGCTTCGGCCTACCATACCGGAGATGTGATGATAATCGACGGGGCCTACATCAATTTCTGA
- a CDS encoding translocation/assembly module TamB → MGKRAVKIGLWAAALLACAALVFALAATLYLRSDSGARAMLRAANRALSSRGLRVSWTRIGLSGVNSVWAENVIISDPSGILFKARKASFGPVIPLLMGKNPPLDLSLVGPSLALSRNGEGQWNISAALARLKAVGKKKKKEKNLLVMERISVKDGLVHLSIPGFSDEIGVNAKASLKGGILDVKRLVLSDKSLKARISGNLALTKDASSDLTVRAEAGALTPYKALWPGLPGLSGLQITARVKGAARALTADFSASVFPGQEVSGTLSLARGTGAARAGWDLRFENLSASAFYPSFPALLNGKARGDFRKISGKAEFSASLDLSPSTVHGLSINAAKISATRKKGADALSVSASTAAGGLGLTVKGYSAGLFSKKGPVNLNFAARLSKADPKALLAALGIGKGGVEAGNVNADISGSLKKKAGGGLKDAVWAARVKAGPSGYGKFKVAGASFHAKGSPGRLDVSAGRVKAKDADLGFSYAGDFAGNGRAKVSGRVDDLAGILSLFGAKGLSGRALVDLSATLAENARKLEISGKAHGTGVSWRSETLAAGAGNAAFGGRVKIFFRPDRAFSGLRADGGLTAKNLSGRTIGKGGRGVPFSSSLLETDGNFQLAPDSAGKLRSALSLTYSARSPKVFKTVAKAAAGRFSADFGKRTANLKLAATGLSVSGRRADKLELSADAQNGAAVFDLAVKDFESADLAASGRVGRAGADGARTVSLSRLVFSAQATTYAATGPSVFYLSSRGVSVSRLDIASKDQFFSIAGLYEWKGRRDIAVAGRNLALAPIFRLVSPKVSVTGKADFSATLTGTAKKPRLVAEAVARGLSAGRVSFKRAQASGIWDGAAAFATALLDPATGGSITLSARAPLVVDSKMDLLSQARRVILDVSGRDLDTASLAALFWDDAGLSGKLDLNASLSGSGPDKKAVGNAVLRNARLEGYPEIARAEAKFGYSRHSASVSGLLRPSKGGQVSFSGQMPLDPERLPSKNSLKKTRIRARLAARDIPLSLGASRVKALVGARGSLGVDAFFSGTPANPDITGKLRLSNASPADGRASCNAEAVWGFCDGRATISGVVRPDRGGSLAARALLVLDPNGELSVASFKKGRLSARFSARGFDLTLPASFIKAVSEVHGSLDADALATGQLMKPAVSGTALVKAKSLTLNGLGKPLTDVGAELSFKDNVLSVKKFSARSPGLGGWISGYGTVGFSERLSPLGLDFFVKGDKLDLAHSGYVNASASGKIRVGGTAKAPVITGAVSVGEGLLRLDKYLAIRRPETVKETDVSFVGENEPARPPLPGAWKAAAVDLSIKVDGPFWVRGAGAQLQVEGLLGWKKPKGRDHAAVSGHLDTVRGVYELSGKTFTLKRGRADFPGIYPADPILDVLAEYTVKEVVVRLNVTGRLSAMNLALSSEPSMDEAEVASYLLFGKKIGSLTPGQAGSLAEKGAAMLGNQVLAQLRREFGPMIPVDMISVDGGENGDSSTLVVGKHITPDIFVTWRRATAGQSSDQVTVEYRVSPNVVIESQVGEEDSGVDIFYTFEY, encoded by the coding sequence ATGGGAAAACGGGCCGTCAAAATAGGACTATGGGCCGCTGCCCTGCTGGCTTGCGCGGCGCTTGTCTTTGCCCTTGCGGCCACATTGTACCTGCGCTCGGATTCCGGGGCGCGAGCGATGCTGAGAGCCGCCAACCGGGCGCTTTCCTCTCGCGGGCTTAGGGTTTCATGGACCAGAATCGGCCTTTCCGGCGTAAACAGCGTATGGGCGGAAAACGTGATCATATCCGATCCGTCCGGGATTCTTTTTAAAGCCCGAAAGGCCTCCTTCGGCCCGGTGATTCCCCTTCTTATGGGAAAAAACCCGCCGCTCGATCTTTCACTAGTAGGCCCTTCACTGGCCCTTTCAAGGAACGGGGAGGGCCAGTGGAACATCTCCGCCGCCCTTGCCCGGCTCAAGGCAGTCGGCAAAAAGAAAAAGAAAGAAAAAAACCTTCTGGTCATGGAAAGGATTTCAGTCAAGGACGGGCTTGTTCATCTTTCGATCCCCGGCTTTTCAGATGAAATCGGCGTAAACGCCAAGGCGTCCCTTAAAGGCGGGATTCTTGACGTAAAACGCCTCGTTCTCTCCGACAAATCCTTAAAGGCAAGGATTTCTGGAAACCTGGCGCTTACAAAAGACGCGTCCTCCGATCTTACGGTCAGGGCCGAGGCCGGGGCCCTCACACCCTACAAGGCCCTGTGGCCGGGGCTTCCGGGCCTATCGGGCCTTCAGATCACCGCAAGGGTGAAGGGCGCGGCAAGGGCTTTAACTGCTGATTTTTCCGCCTCCGTTTTTCCCGGACAGGAAGTTTCCGGCACTCTTTCCCTGGCCCGTGGGACGGGTGCGGCAAGGGCAGGGTGGGACCTTCGCTTTGAAAACCTTTCGGCCAGCGCCTTTTATCCGTCATTTCCCGCCCTTCTGAACGGCAAGGCGAGGGGCGATTTCAGAAAAATTTCCGGCAAGGCGGAATTTTCCGCCAGCCTGGACCTTTCCCCGTCCACGGTTCACGGGCTGTCCATAAACGCGGCGAAAATTTCCGCCACCCGGAAAAAAGGGGCGGATGCGCTGTCGGTTTCCGCGTCCACGGCTGCGGGCGGGCTCGGCCTGACAGTCAAAGGGTATTCGGCAGGGCTTTTCAGCAAGAAAGGTCCGGTCAACCTGAATTTCGCGGCCCGTCTTTCAAAAGCCGATCCGAAGGCTCTGCTGGCGGCCCTTGGAATAGGGAAGGGCGGTGTGGAAGCGGGCAACGTCAACGCGGACATTTCCGGCTCCCTGAAAAAAAAGGCAGGGGGGGGCCTCAAAGACGCCGTCTGGGCGGCGCGGGTGAAGGCCGGGCCGTCGGGCTACGGAAAATTCAAGGTTGCCGGGGCCTCGTTCCACGCGAAAGGCTCCCCCGGTCGCCTGGATGTTTCAGCCGGAAGGGTGAAGGCGAAAGATGCCGACCTGGGCTTTTCCTACGCTGGCGATTTTGCCGGAAACGGCAGGGCGAAGGTTTCGGGGCGGGTTGACGACCTTGCGGGAATCCTCTCCCTTTTCGGCGCAAAGGGCCTTTCGGGAAGGGCCCTGGTTGACCTTTCCGCCACCCTTGCCGAAAACGCCCGAAAGCTCGAAATTTCGGGAAAGGCCCACGGAACCGGAGTTTCGTGGAGAAGCGAAACCCTTGCTGCGGGGGCCGGGAACGCGGCTTTTGGAGGCCGGGTAAAAATTTTTTTCAGGCCGGATCGCGCCTTTTCGGGCCTTAGGGCCGACGGCGGGCTTACGGCGAAAAACCTTTCCGGGCGCACCATCGGCAAGGGTGGGCGGGGCGTCCCGTTTTCCTCTTCACTTCTTGAAACGGACGGCAATTTTCAACTGGCCCCGGATTCCGCCGGAAAACTCCGCTCCGCGCTTTCCCTCACTTACTCGGCCAGAAGCCCGAAGGTTTTCAAAACGGTCGCAAAAGCCGCCGCCGGGCGTTTTTCGGCTGATTTCGGAAAGCGCACGGCCAACCTGAAACTTGCGGCAACGGGCCTTTCGGTTTCCGGGCGCAGGGCCGATAAGCTGGAGCTTTCAGCAGACGCCCAAAACGGGGCAGCCGTCTTCGACCTGGCCGTAAAGGATTTCGAGTCAGCCGATCTGGCGGCTTCGGGCCGCGTGGGGCGGGCCGGTGCTGACGGCGCGCGCACGGTGAGCCTATCCCGGCTGGTTTTCAGCGCCCAGGCAACCACCTATGCCGCGACAGGCCCCTCTGTTTTTTACCTTTCATCACGTGGCGTTTCCGTTTCAAGGCTCGATATTGCGTCCAAAGACCAGTTTTTTTCCATTGCCGGGCTTTACGAGTGGAAAGGCAGGCGCGACATCGCGGTAGCCGGGCGGAATCTTGCCCTGGCCCCCATTTTCCGACTTGTCTCACCCAAGGTCTCCGTTACGGGAAAGGCCGATTTTTCGGCAACCTTGACGGGCACGGCCAAAAAGCCGAGGCTTGTTGCGGAAGCCGTGGCGAGAGGCCTGTCGGCGGGCAGGGTTTCCTTCAAACGGGCGCAAGCCAGTGGCATTTGGGACGGGGCCGCAGCCTTTGCAACCGCCCTCCTGGACCCGGCCACGGGCGGATCCATAACCCTTTCGGCCCGCGCCCCCCTTGTGGTCGACTCAAAAATGGATTTGTTGAGTCAGGCAAGGCGGGTGATCCTTGATGTATCAGGAAGAGACCTTGACACAGCTTCCCTTGCAGCACTTTTTTGGGATGATGCGGGCCTTTCCGGAAAACTGGACCTAAACGCAAGCCTTTCGGGTTCGGGGCCGGATAAAAAGGCCGTGGGCAACGCGGTCCTTCGAAACGCCCGGCTCGAAGGGTACCCGGAAATCGCCAGGGCCGAGGCAAAATTCGGCTACTCGCGCCATTCAGCCTCGGTTTCGGGCCTTCTCCGGCCATCGAAAGGCGGGCAGGTCAGCTTTTCCGGCCAGATGCCCCTTGATCCGGAAAGGCTCCCCTCGAAAAACAGCCTGAAAAAAACCCGAATAAGGGCGCGGCTTGCCGCAAGGGACATCCCCCTTTCCCTTGGGGCGTCCCGCGTTAAAGCCCTTGTCGGGGCGCGGGGAAGCCTGGGTGTGGACGCCTTTTTTTCCGGAACCCCGGCAAACCCGGACATCACCGGAAAGCTTCGCCTTTCAAACGCTTCGCCAGCCGATGGCCGGGCGTCCTGCAACGCCGAGGCGGTGTGGGGCTTTTGCGACGGAAGGGCCACGATTTCGGGAGTCGTGAGGCCGGACCGTGGGGGAAGCCTTGCGGCCAGGGCTCTCCTGGTTCTGGACCCGAACGGGGAGCTTTCCGTTGCATCCTTCAAAAAGGGGCGGCTTTCGGCAAGATTCAGCGCCAGGGGCTTCGACCTTACGCTTCCGGCCTCCTTCATAAAAGCCGTGAGCGAGGTTCACGGAAGCCTTGACGCCGACGCCCTGGCAACGGGCCAGCTCATGAAACCCGCCGTGTCGGGCACGGCCCTGGTCAAGGCGAAAAGCCTGACCCTAAACGGCCTTGGAAAGCCTCTTACCGATGTCGGCGCGGAGCTGTCCTTCAAGGACAACGTCCTTTCGGTGAAAAAATTTTCCGCCCGGTCCCCTGGCCTTGGGGGGTGGATATCGGGATACGGCACCGTGGGCTTTTCAGAGCGGCTTTCGCCCCTTGGCTTGGATTTTTTCGTGAAAGGCGATAAGCTTGATCTGGCGCATTCGGGCTACGTCAACGCATCGGCGTCGGGCAAAATCAGAGTGGGCGGCACCGCAAAAGCTCCGGTCATCACCGGGGCGGTGAGCGTGGGAGAAGGCCTTTTGCGCCTTGACAAGTACCTGGCCATAAGAAGGCCGGAGACGGTCAAGGAAACCGATGTTTCCTTTGTCGGCGAAAACGAGCCCGCGCGTCCGCCCCTGCCCGGAGCCTGGAAAGCCGCCGCCGTGGACCTTTCCATTAAGGTTGACGGGCCTTTCTGGGTGCGGGGGGCCGGGGCCCAGCTCCAGGTGGAGGGGCTTTTGGGCTGGAAAAAGCCGAAGGGAAGAGACCACGCGGCGGTTTCGGGCCATCTCGACACCGTGCGCGGGGTGTACGAGCTTTCGGGCAAGACCTTTACGCTTAAGCGGGGCAGGGCGGACTTTCCGGGCATTTACCCGGCTGACCCCATCCTCGACGTTCTGGCCGAATACACGGTAAAGGAGGTGGTGGTGCGCTTGAACGTCACCGGACGCCTCTCGGCCATGAACCTGGCCCTTTCCAGCGAGCCTTCCATGGACGAGGCCGAGGTCGCCTCCTACCTCCTTTTCGGGAAAAAGATCGGAAGCCTCACTCCGGGGCAGGCGGGGAGCCTCGCCGAAAAAGGGGCCGCCATGCTGGGAAACCAGGTCCTTGCCCAGCTTCGCAGGGAGTTCGGCCCCATGATCCCGGTGGACATGATAAGCGTGGACGGAGGCGAAAACGGCGACTCAAGCACCCTGGTGGTGGGAAAGCACATAACGCCCGATATCTTCGTCACGTGGCGCAGGGCCACCGCAGGCCAGAGTTCCGATCAGGTGACGGTGGAATACAGGGTCAGCCCCAATGTGGTCATCGAAAGCCAGGTGGGCGAGGAGGATTCGGGCGTAGACATATTCTACACCTTCGAATACTGA
- a CDS encoding phosphoribosylformylglycinamidine synthase gives MPAVLSLALKDGLFDSEGASVRKKARDYLGIEIANVRAVTVLAFDTGLSDADLEKARTAIFTNPVTQVSSFAPLNLPADWFVWVGLRPGVRDNAGATAREAVEDLFGVKFSPGEAIYTSKLYLLSAPDLPRSEAERLATELLANDIIQHCRVWTKAEWDKAQGSAIFFSRVKITKEPALSTINIESDEALMRVSDERNLSLNPADVPVIREYFLRPEVLAQRAEEGLSEPTDVEIEYIAQARSDHCNHNTFRGRFFYSDPEKGEKSEIVSLFSTYIEKPTREIAQNKPWVVSLLWDNAGVARLDDDHYYSITGETHNSPSNMEAYGGSLTGIVGVYRDPMGTGKGGRILAGTYGFCVADRDYKGPLKPRLKPRRLLDGIIEGVKDGGNKSGIPTPGGLLYFHPSYLGKCLVFVTALGIMPAKVMGEPSENKKTTPGDLIVMCGGRVGKDGIHGVTASSAVFDESTPAGHVQIGDPYTQKKMMDFLEEARDRGLIAFITDNGGGGLSSSVGESALYSNGAHVELEKVPVKYQGLDLWEIWVSESQERMTVAVNPANIEEFLELSQKHAVESTVIGVYTNDGKLRLTHNGATCALVDLEFLSGTFPRWEFEAEWLPPEDRGLAEPVLSDPSDFDRLILDMLASPNICSREWITRQYDHEVQGTSIIKPLCGVERDVPSDAAVLRPVLTSDRGLALSQALLPSYSAIDADSMTRCVIDEALRRLIAVGADPDTVGGVDNFCWPAISYDPARNPDGKFKAAQLVRSCRALAETCRAYEIPLLSGKDSMYVDGHLPGTYGERHKVSALPTLMFTATGIVPDVNMCASMDFKEPGDLIYVLGNTRNELGGSQYYALLGHIGANAPTLKNPEKSLDLYKALHKAINTGLAASVHGVYAGGLAVHAALCAMAGELGADIDLGMAPHRDRLTDSALFFSESAGRFIVSVNPEKRAAFEAAFSGHALARVGVVTEKSLLILRGTSEAPLVSLEIPALKTAFKSRFGALV, from the coding sequence ATGCCAGCCGTTTTATCCCTTGCCCTAAAGGACGGTCTTTTCGACTCCGAGGGCGCTTCAGTCCGAAAAAAGGCAAGAGACTACCTGGGCATCGAAATCGCCAATGTAAGGGCGGTCACGGTTCTCGCCTTCGATACGGGCCTTTCGGACGCTGACCTTGAAAAGGCGCGGACTGCGATCTTCACCAACCCCGTGACCCAGGTGTCGTCCTTTGCCCCCCTGAATCTTCCGGCGGACTGGTTCGTGTGGGTGGGCCTTCGCCCCGGAGTGCGCGACAACGCCGGGGCCACCGCAAGGGAGGCCGTGGAGGACCTTTTCGGGGTGAAGTTTTCCCCAGGGGAGGCCATCTACACTTCAAAGCTTTATCTGCTTTCCGCGCCCGATCTGCCAAGAAGCGAGGCCGAAAGGCTCGCAACGGAGCTTCTGGCCAACGACATAATCCAGCACTGCCGGGTATGGACAAAAGCCGAGTGGGACAAGGCCCAGGGCTCGGCAATATTTTTTTCCAGGGTGAAAATTACAAAGGAGCCCGCGCTTTCCACCATAAACATAGAAAGCGACGAGGCTTTGATGCGGGTTTCGGACGAGAGGAACCTAAGCTTGAACCCCGCCGACGTGCCGGTGATCCGGGAGTATTTCCTAAGGCCCGAAGTGCTGGCCCAGAGGGCGGAGGAAGGGCTCTCCGAGCCCACGGACGTGGAGATCGAGTACATCGCCCAGGCCCGGAGCGATCATTGCAACCACAACACCTTTCGCGGCAGGTTCTTTTATAGCGACCCCGAAAAAGGTGAAAAAAGCGAAATAGTCAGCCTTTTTTCCACCTACATAGAAAAGCCCACCCGCGAGATAGCCCAAAACAAGCCCTGGGTGGTCTCCCTTTTATGGGACAACGCGGGCGTTGCCCGGCTGGACGACGACCACTACTACTCCATAACCGGCGAGACCCACAACAGCCCCTCCAACATGGAGGCCTACGGCGGCTCCCTAACGGGCATAGTGGGCGTTTACCGCGACCCCATGGGAACCGGCAAGGGCGGGCGCATCCTGGCCGGAACCTACGGATTCTGCGTGGCCGACCGGGACTACAAAGGGCCATTGAAACCCCGGCTCAAGCCCAGGCGGCTTCTGGACGGCATCATCGAGGGCGTGAAGGACGGCGGCAACAAGAGCGGCATCCCCACCCCGGGCGGCCTTCTGTACTTCCACCCCTCCTACCTTGGAAAATGCCTGGTCTTTGTCACGGCTCTGGGCATCATGCCGGCAAAGGTCATGGGCGAGCCTTCGGAGAACAAGAAGACAACGCCCGGAGACCTCATCGTCATGTGCGGGGGCCGGGTTGGGAAGGACGGCATCCACGGGGTCACGGCGTCGAGCGCGGTTTTCGACGAATCCACGCCAGCCGGGCACGTTCAGATAGGGGACCCCTACACCCAGAAAAAGATGATGGATTTTCTGGAGGAGGCCCGCGACAGGGGCCTCATCGCCTTTATTACGGATAACGGCGGAGGCGGGCTTTCAAGCTCGGTGGGCGAAAGCGCCCTATACTCCAACGGCGCGCACGTCGAGCTCGAAAAGGTGCCCGTAAAGTACCAGGGCCTGGACCTTTGGGAAATCTGGGTTTCCGAGAGCCAGGAGCGCATGACGGTTGCCGTGAACCCGGCCAACATCGAAGAATTTCTGGAGCTTTCCCAAAAGCACGCGGTGGAGTCAACGGTCATAGGCGTTTACACGAACGACGGGAAACTGAGGCTCACCCACAACGGCGCGACCTGCGCCCTTGTTGACCTGGAATTTCTTTCCGGCACCTTCCCCCGCTGGGAGTTCGAGGCCGAGTGGCTGCCCCCGGAGGACAGGGGGCTTGCGGAGCCTGTTTTAAGCGACCCGTCGGATTTCGACCGCCTGATCCTGGACATGCTGGCCTCCCCCAACATCTGCTCCCGCGAGTGGATAACCCGCCAGTACGACCACGAGGTCCAGGGCACATCCATCATCAAGCCTCTGTGCGGAGTGGAAAGGGACGTCCCCTCTGACGCAGCGGTCTTGCGGCCCGTTCTGACAAGCGACCGGGGCCTGGCCCTTTCCCAGGCCCTGCTTCCTTCCTACTCGGCCATAGACGCCGATTCCATGACCCGCTGCGTGATAGACGAGGCCCTTCGCCGCCTGATCGCCGTGGGCGCTGACCCGGACACCGTGGGCGGCGTGGACAATTTCTGTTGGCCCGCCATAAGCTACGACCCGGCCAGGAACCCGGACGGAAAATTCAAGGCGGCCCAGTTGGTGCGCTCCTGCCGGGCATTGGCGGAAACCTGCCGGGCGTATGAAATCCCCCTTCTTTCGGGCAAGGATTCCATGTATGTGGACGGGCATCTTCCGGGAACCTACGGCGAACGCCACAAGGTTAGCGCCCTGCCCACCCTCATGTTCACGGCCACGGGTATAGTGCCGGACGTGAACATGTGTGCCTCCATGGATTTCAAGGAGCCGGGGGATTTGATCTACGTTCTGGGCAACACCAGGAACGAGCTTGGGGGAAGCCAGTATTACGCACTTCTGGGGCACATAGGGGCCAACGCGCCGACCCTCAAAAATCCCGAAAAAAGCCTCGATCTCTACAAGGCCCTCCATAAGGCCATAAACACGGGGCTTGCGGCCTCGGTCCACGGGGTCTACGCGGGCGGGCTTGCCGTCCACGCGGCCCTCTGCGCAATGGCGGGCGAGCTGGGAGCCGACATCGACCTTGGCATGGCCCCCCACAGGGACAGGCTCACGGACTCGGCGCTCTTTTTCTCGGAATCCGCCGGGCGATTCATCGTAAGCGTAAACCCGGAAAAACGCGCGGCCTTCGAGGCGGCATTTTCCGGCCACGCCCTGGCGCGGGTGGGGGTGGTTACCGAAAAGAGCCTGCTCATCCTTCGGGGAACCAGCGAGGCCCCCCTTGTTTCTTTGGAAATTCCAGCACTTAAAACGGCCTTCAAAAGCCGCTTCGGAGCTCTTGTATGA